Proteins from a genomic interval of Anolis sagrei isolate rAnoSag1 chromosome 1, rAnoSag1.mat, whole genome shotgun sequence:
- the LOC132761930 gene encoding ropporin-1 translates to MPQTDKQVCIPPELPDLLKQFTKAAIRTQPPDLILWSSEYFSAMARGEVPPVRERADRVPLSNWAELTPELLKVLHQRVSGRLIVHVDELAQMWKVLNLPTDLFDSVMNVGRFTEEIEWLKFLALACSSLGVTIAKTLKIICEVLSNENDSGPARIPFSTFQFLYTYIAEVDGEISASHVSRMLNYIEQEIIGPDGLIKVTDFTQNPRVRLE, encoded by the exons ATGCCACAGACAGACAAGCAAGTATGCATTCCACCGGAGCTTCCAGATTTGCTCAAGCAGTTTACCAAAGCTGCTATTCGGACTCAGCCTCCAGATTTAATACTATGGTCTTCCGA ATATTTCAGTGCCATGGCCCGTGGAGAAGTTCCCCCTGTAAGGGAGCGAGCAGATAGAGTGCCTTTATCAAACTGGGCAGAGCTTACTCCGGAGCTCTTGAAGGTCTTGCACCAGAGA gtgAGTGGGAGGCTGATTGTCCATGTGGATGAATTGGCCCAGATGTGGAAGGTGCTCAATCTCCCAACAGATTTGTTTGACAGTGTAATGAACGTTGGGCGTTTTACTGAAGAAATTGAATGGCTCAAGTTTTTAGCTCTGGCCTGCAGCTCTCTTGGAGTT ACTATTGCGAAAACTCTGAAGATAATATGTGAGGTTTTATCCAATGAGAATGACAGTGGACCAGCTCGCATTCCTTTCAGTACTTTCCAGTTTCTCTACACTTACATTGCTGAAGTCGATGGAGAGATCTCAGCATCCCATGTCAGCCGAATGCTGAATTACATTGAGCAAGAGAT CATTGGACCAGACGGGTTGATCAAGGTGACCGATTTTACCCAGAATCCTCGAGTCAGGCTGGAGTAG
- the CCDC14 gene encoding coiled-coil domain-containing protein 14 isoform X2, whose protein sequence is MAGQGSVRNPKVLSSGRLTGTNKITGGRKQVALRKVARSDVDCGYSLYSTDSEDQVANIHHGLDRCAALLKDILQNDSEGMETVCRKAGKAAVVRTTGKPLLSKVSNLKKRGPKKKSLSTNAQKEILPVSTRKTSSNNANAVGKDTAPVSIERTLSVQPVSVPCTQHSPVMHQTLCEQIQTQMSLLNMQLLQKSNNIPEAPLSIIPEKGTSQAVTAFNSRLPSSTPALSPQHAANPTVAQPVVSVNSCEQCAAQMGPALLTATSSNSTSIPQMQSSLSCSALPHIFPSAINDPTPLTFPASAPSKEAMTETGHQEQWFKEADLIKCIQAHLAVLQAHENKNGKDSDKLQDVEKCQGADQMQPKPFIARDEDDAEEDSESTPSEEEDLDGVDLAPVRDTSCQTSFDKEALKLKRSNLQKTAQKIKTLKCLLGELKTLLKDHDDSEMLRLLSEVEDTVSLLPAAAGNTNVQAEIALALQPLRSENAQLRRRLRILNQQLKDQGRAKECNLDSNVEIISLQSLNMTLQAQLNESSKSIESLQNKNEELLKILETQKEESKRLTRIIHERDQELLEKRQQSDLESTKLKLEADEALTNLKHFQYKLEAAEKENQILGITLRQRDAEVNRLRELTRVALKHSNCSKG, encoded by the exons ATGGCGGGGCAGGGGTCTGTCCGGAACCCGAAG GTACTTTCTTCAGGAAGACTGACTGGAACAAACAAAATAACAGGTGGAAGAAAACA GGTTGCTCTGAGAAAAGTGGCACGTTCAGATGTTGACTGCGGTTACTCTCTGTATTCCACAGACTCTGAGGATCAG GTTGCAAATATTCATCATGGCCTTGACCGCTGTGCAGCTTTACTAAAGGACATACTACAGAATGATTCTGAAG GAATGGAAACAGTCTGTCGAAAGGCAGGAAAGGCAGCTGTTGTCAGAACAACTGGTAAACCTTTACTCAGTAAAGTAAGCAATTTGAAGAAGAGAGGACCAAAGAAAAAAAGTCTGTCTACAAATGCGCAGAAGGAAATAT TGCCTGTGTCAACTAGAAAGACTTCTTCAAATAATGCGAATGCTGTTGGAAAAGATACAGCCCCCGTGAGCATCGAACGAACTCTTTCTGTGCAACCAGTTTCTGTGCCTTGCACTCAGCATTCTCCTGTAATGCATCAGACACTATGTGAGCAGATACAAACCCAAATGTCTCTGTTGAATATGCAACTTCTTCAGAAGTCTAATAATATCCCTGAAGCACCACTTTCCATCATTCCTGAAAAGG GAACAAGCCAAGCTGTTACTGCATTCAACAGCCGCTTACCTTCTTCTACACCAGCTCTGTCCCCACAGCATGCAGCTAATCCTACAGTGGCTCAACCT GTTGTTTCCGTAAACAGCTGTGAGCAGTGTGCGGCACAAATGGGGCCTGCTCTTTTGACGGCAACCTCCAGCAATTCCACTTCTATACCCCAAATGCAGTCTTCTCTATCCTGTTCAGCTCTGCCCCATATTTTTCCTTCTGCTATTAATGATCCTACACCATTGACATTCCCTGCTTCAGCTCCTAGCAAAGAGGCTATGACTGAAACAGGACACCAGGAACAGTGGTTTAAAGAGGCAGACCTCATAAAGTGTATTCAGGCACACTTGGCTGTGTTGCAGGCACATGAAAACAAGAATGGGAAAGACAGTGACAAGCTCCAGGATGTGGAAAAGTGCCAGGGTGCTGACCAAATGCAACCCAAACCCTTCATTGCAAGAGATGAAGATGATGCTGAAGAAGATAGTGAAAGTACTCCCAGTGAAGAGGAAGACTTAGACGGAGTTGATCTGGCACCAGTGAGAGACACAAGTTGCCAGACTAGCTTTGACAAGGAAGCTTTAAAGCTAAAAAGATCAAACCTGCAAAAAACTgctcaaaaaattaaaacattgaagTGCCTTTTAGGAGAACTGAAGACCCTACTAAAAGACCATG ATGACTCAGAAATGTTGAGACTACTCAGTGAAGTGGAAGACACCGTATCACTCTTGCCTGCGGCTGCTGGAAATACAAATGTGCAAGCAGAAATAGCACTTGCTCTTCAACCTCTCAGAAGTGAAAATGCCCAGTTGCGCAG ACGATTAAGAATACTGAACCAGCAGCTCAAAGATCAAGGAAGAGCTAAAGAGTGTAATTTGGACAGCAATGTTGAAA TCATATCCCTCCAGTCCTTGAACATGACACTGCAGGCTCAACTCAATGAATCTAGTAAAAGCATCGAGTCACTGCAGAATAAAAATGAAGAGCTCCTTAAAATCTTAGAAACCcaaaaggaagaaagcaaaagacTAACTAGAATAATCCACGAGAGAGACCAAGAGCTGCTTGAAAAGAGACAGCAGTCTGATCTTGAGTCAACAAAGCTCAAACTAG AAGCAGATGAGGCGTTGACCAACTTGAAGCATTTCCAGTATAAGTTAGAAGCTGCTGAGAAAGAGAACCAGATTTTGGGCATAACACTGCGTCAGCGAGATGCAGAAGTGAATAGACTGCGTGAATTGACTCG